A genome region from Gossypium hirsutum isolate 1008001.06 chromosome A04, Gossypium_hirsutum_v2.1, whole genome shotgun sequence includes the following:
- the LOC121227905 gene encoding uncharacterized protein, translating into MIPQANISMFGHGVATASWPPSVPTAYVCPVQVHHRGSGPSVSTVNWNNPFDASASLHSGMSPNISFNTASMPQAYVATPATVADNTWYPDSGATHHLTNSASSLGEPLAYNGPVSGS; encoded by the exons ATGATTCCTCAAGCAAATATTAGTATGTTTGGACATGGTGTTGCAACTGCCTCTTGGCCACCATCTGTACCTACTGCCTATGTGTGCCCAGTTCAAGTCCATCACCGGGGGTCGGGTCCATCTGTCTCAACTGTTAATTGGAATAATCCATTTGATGCATCTGCTTCATTGCACTCTGGTATGTCTCCCAATATATCTTTTAATACAGCTTCAATGCCGCAAGCCTATGTTGCAACTCCTGCAACGGTAGCAGATAATACGTGGTATCCCGACTCTGGGGCTACACATCATCTGACGAATTCAGCATCATCCTTAGGAGAACCTTTGGCTTATAACGGTCCAG TGTCAGGTTCGTGA
- the LOC107949340 gene encoding probable disease resistance protein At1g52660, translating into MEYVEPVVGIANCLGTPVCKYLQYHRKMNDYVRNFKRMRDELNCKMEDIELQLKAELLRPLGKIPKKGVENWLKDVKEMIREAQVVENKVRNGRYLCRACNGKLVDEKTREMKGFLDKAPNASEGLAMDGPSAGLPLPTSELVGEEALRNEIWACLMQEEVSKIGVWGMGGVGKTTIMKHIHNDLLKQQRFERVIWVTISKEFNVMKVQDDIAGALKLKEDWPREGDMLRRAAILSEMLKNTGKHVLILDDVWDKVSLEEVGIPEPSGSNGCKLMLTTRSEHVC; encoded by the coding sequence ATGGAGTATGTAGAGCCTGTTGTTGGTATTGCAAATTGTCTTGGAACTCCTGTTTGTAAATACTTGCAATATCACAGAAAGATGAACGATTATGTGAGAAACTTCAAGAGGATGAGAGATGAATTGAATTGCAAAATGGAAGATATAGAGCTGCAATTGAAAGCAGAGCTTCTTCGTCCTCTGGGGAAGATACCAAAGAAGGGAGTTGAAAATTGGTTGAAAGATGTGAAAGAGATGATTAGGGAAGCACAAGTTGTTGAAAACAAAGTCAGGAACGGAAGATATCTCTGTCGTGCTTGCAACGGGAAGCTGGTTGATGAAAAGACTCGAGAAATGaagggatttcttgataaagctCCTAATGCCTCTGAAGGTCTTGCCATGGATGGTCCAAGTGCTGGGTTGCCACTGCCAACATCAGAACTAGTTGGAGAGGAAGCTCTCAGAAATGAGATTTGGGCATGTTTGATGCAGGAGGAGGTGAGCAAGATTGGGGTTTGGGGGATGGGCGGTGTGGGTAAAACCACTATCATGAAGCACATCCACAATGATCTTTTAAAGCAACAAAGATTCGAAAGGGTAATCTGGGTTACCATATCAAAGGAGTTCAATGTAATGAAGGTACAAGATGATATTGCAGGTGCTTTGAAGTTGAAGGAAGATTGGCCCAGAGAAGGAGACATGCTCAGGCGAGCAGCAATATTGTCAGAAATGCTGAAGAACACAGGAAAGCATGTTCTAATCCTAGATGATGTGTGGGATAAAGTCTCTCTAGAGGAAGTTGGGATCCCCGAGCCGAGTGGCAGCAATGGCTGCAAATTGATGCTGACAACCCGTTCAGAGCATGTTTGCTAG
- the LOC107947972 gene encoding disease resistance protein At4g27190, with the protein MGCKVIKVKPLSEEEALILFLNKVGPNIVQSPTIMPTLKLVVKECVGLPLTIVVVAGTMKGEDNPLIWKNALEELKERIGKVEGVEAEVIERLKFSFDHLKDKQAKHCFLYCTVYPEDFEIEMDELIECWIEEGFIDDIGTRQEMKGKGLTILKKLEDNCLLENIITKLGRFGVKMHDAVRDMALSITSMNPRYIVQAGLQLKELPKRGQWSPDIEKVSLMHNSITEFPADMLPTKCQLLTTLLLRGNPVKAIPYSLFMNMPCLSVLNLSFTKIESLPNSISELKNLTTLLLRGCEELRGLPCLSMLQELKKLDLFRTKIEEVPEGMDMLIKLRYIDLEVPTLKQIPAGLLPKLVHLQHLSFDVNNEKISLKAEEMEPLKKLECFTGRFKDISEFNKFISSMQQSKKSLIKYYLGLGSDLIPMFKTPKIDKIVTIGVHNWEGIECVVSLSSFASSSAHPFQSLEVLALFNLPKLNALIMKDVETGSATTSPLAPSATFSHLKEITIERCSSMKTLLPHWLLPNLQNLEEISVDSCDELVEILGAATSEVEEKGSDALIKFHLPKLRELKLWELPNLKSICSKSGVMVCDSLQVIEVGNCDKLKRIPPFVPFVGNGQPFAYAPPSLTIRSYAK; encoded by the exons ATGGGTTGTAAGGTGATAAAAGTGAAGCCCCTTTCAGAAGAAGAGGCATTGATACTATTCTTGAATAAAGTTGGACCTAACATAGTTCAAAGTCCAACTATAATGCCTACTTTGAAGCTTGTTGTCAAGGAATGTGTGGGTTTACCTCTTACAATTGTTGTGGTAGCTGGTACCATGAAAGGAGAAGATAACCCTCTCATTTGGAAAAATGCACTCGAGGAATTGAAAGAGAGAATAGGGAAAGTGGAAGGAGTGGAAGCTGAGGTAATCGAGCGCTTGAAATTTAGCTTCGATCACTTAAAGGACAAGCAAGCGAAACATTGTTTTTTGTATTGTACAGTGTATCCCGAagattttgaaattgaaatggATGAACTAATTGAGTGCTGGATTGAAGAGGGATTCATAGATGATATAGGTACAAGACAAGAAATGAAAGGCAAGGGCCTTACTATTTTGAAGAAGTTAGAAGATAATTGCTTGTtggaaaatattatcactaaacTTGGTCGGTTTGGCGTAAAGATGCATGATGCAGTGAGAGACATGGCATTGTCGATCACAAGTATGAATCCTCGATATATAGTACAAGCAGGTTTGCAATTAAAAGAATTACCGAAAAGGGGGCAATGGAGTCCAGATATTGAGAAAGTATCGCTTATGCATAACTCCATAACGGAATTTCCCGCAGATATGCTTCCCACAAAATGTCAACTGCTCACAACCTTGTTATTGCGGGGGAACCCTGTAAAGGCGATACCATATTCTTTATTCATGAACATGCCTTGTCTTAGTGTGCTCAATTTGTCCTTTACAAAGATCGAGAGTTTACCAAATTCCATCTCTGAACTAAAGAACCTCACAACATTATTGCTTCGTGGCTGTGAAGAACTAAGAGGTCTGCCATGTCTTTCGATGCTTCAAGAATTGAAGAAGTTGGACCTTTTTAGGACTAAAATTGAGGAAGTCCCTGAAGGCATGGATATGCTGATAAAGCTAAGATACATTGATCTTGAAGTGCCCACTCTAAAACAGATACCCGCTGGACTTTTACCAAAACTCGTTCACCTTCAGCACTTGAGTTTTGATGTGAACAATGAAAAAATAAGTCTAAAAGCAGAGGAGATGGAACCATTGAAGAAGTTGGAGTGCTTTACTGGACGTTTCAAAGACATCAGTGAATTCAATAAGTTCATCTCCTCAATGCAACAAAGTAAGAAAAGTCTCATCAAGTACTATTTAGGGTTGGGCTCAGATTTAATTCCTATGTTTAAGActcctaaaatagataaaatagtaACAATTGGAGTCCACAATTGGGAAG GGATAGAGTGTGTTGTTTCCTTGTCCTCTTTTGCCTCTTCTTCCGCTCATCCATTTCAGAGCCTCGAGGTGTTGGCTCTTTTTAATCTGCCAAAGTTGAATGCCCTTATTATGAAAGATGTAGAAACTGGTTCAGCAACAACATCACCATTGGCTCCGTCTGCCACCTTTTCCCATCTTAAGGAAATAACTATAGAGAGATGCTCAAGTATGAAGACGTTGCTTCCACATTGGTTGCTTCCAAACCTCCAAAACCTGGAAGAAATATCAGTAGATAGTTGTGATGAGTTAGTAGAAATATTGGGAGCAGCAACATCAGAAGttgaagaaaaagggagtgatgCATTAATCAAATTCCATCTTCCCAAATTGAGAGAACTGAAATTGTGGGAATTACCAAATTTGAAGAGCATTTGCAGCAAAAGTGGAGTGATGGTTTGTGATTCTCTCCAAGTTATCGAAGTTGGAAATTGTGATAAACTAAAGAgaattcctccatttgttcccTTTGTTGGCAATGGGCAGCCATTTGCATATGCTCCACCTTCTCTTACCATCAGGTCATACGCAAAATAG